From the genome of Deinococcus betulae:
CAAGGGTCAGGCCGCCGCCAGGCTGCACGTCCAGTTTGGCTGCCCAGCCCCGAATTCCCGCTGGATAGAACTGGTCGTCCCAGGACGCGTACAGAGAATTGGTGACATAGACGCGCTGCCCGTCCCGGCTGACTTCCACCATCTGCGGTCCGCCCGTCAGCGGCTCGTCTGAGCGGGGGTGGCCGGTGCGCCGCACGATGCCGCCCAGGTGTACCGAGCCCGCCAGGCGCGGCTCGAACGGATTGCTCACGTCGTACTGCCGCAGTTCGCCAGTGCCCCAGCACGAGACATACAGGAACTGGTCATCCAGCGAGAGATTGATGTCGGTAATCAGGGGCGGCACAGCCCCAAACCCCTGTAGTAGCGGCGGCAGGTCGGCGGGGTCGGCCGGTTCAGCGGGCACCTCAATCACCTTTTGAATCTTCCATTCGGTGCCGTCCAGATGCCACAGCCATACGGACGCCGAAAGGTCAGCCAGGCTGGTCACCACGCCCACAAAGCCGTAGGTCTGCCGGGGGTCGTGGGCGGGGCGCAGTTCCAGCACCATCTGCTGCTCGGCGCCCAGATCCAGGGTTTTGACATGCTCGCGCGTGCGCATGTTCCAGACATGAAGGCTGTGGCCGTAGCCGCCCGCCAGCAGAATCTCGGGATTCAGCCCCTGTTCCACCATGTTCGGTGTGCCCCACTCTGAAGTCAGCATGGTGTCGTGCCCCAGGTGCCACCAGAAATCGTAGGAGAGGTGCTGCGGCCCACGGTTCTTTTCCCAGGCACCCTTGATGTCAAAAGTGGTGTGGTCCAGCACAAAAATGCCGCCAGGTCCGTCGCCCGAAGGCGACCCCAGGGCGTTCATATACACGGCGTCGGGGCCGCAGTGCACCGTATGGGGCCGGCTGTAGCCCGTTTTGGCCTCCAGTTCCTGCGGCTCGATGATCTTGTGGATCGTCGGCTGCCGGGGATCAGGCTTGATATCAATGATGTACAGCCGCGAAGAGCGCAGGCCCGGCACCAGTAGGTAACGCCGCTCTACGTGGGGGTGGGGCATGGTGGGGCACAGCGCCGCGCTACACGCGTTCCAGCCAAAGTGGTGCAGCTCATCGCCCAGATTGGGCATGTCCAGGCGGCCCACCTCCTGCGCGTAGGTGGGGGAGGACGGGTCAAGGTCCAGGACCACCAGAGCGTCTGGGGTGCGGCCGGTGGCGTCAATCTCGACCACGTAGGCCAGGGTTTCGCGCGGCGCGCTCTGGGCCATGCTGGGCGACGGGTAAAACGTGGGGTCTGGCCGGAAGGTTCGTGACGACATGGAAGCTCCTGTCTGAAAAGGCCCTGCAAGGATAGTTGACAAAAGTTATCAAATTTATATTGGGGATGACCGCACAACTGGGTGGCGGCGGCGAAAGGCGCCCCTGAGCAGCGAAAGAGCCGCCCTGCCGGCGAGCCTTACCTGGTCGGCCGCGCGAACGCTGCAGTGTGCTGGGCCGTGACATGCACCGGCTGGCCCACCTGCACGGTCACAGCCGCTTTCGGGAGGTGCAGTTCCAGCGGCGGCAGACTGGCCGCCCGCTGCACCTCAATGCGCGCCTCATGGCCCACCACATGCACCCGCGAGATGGTGCCCGCCTGGCTGTCGGCGGCGGGCTGCGCGTGCAGGGTCAGGTCCTGAGGCCGCACCAGCACCTCGGTCTGCTGGTCTTGTGTCCAGAGGTTGGCGCGGCCCAGAAAGCGGTAGGTAAACGGCGTGGCCGGGGCGTCGTAGACCTCAGCTGGGGTGCCTTCCTGCTCTATGCGGCCGGCATTAAACACCACGATGCGGTCAGCAATTTCCATCGCTTCGGCCTGGTCGTGGGTCACGAAGACACTCGTGAGGTGAATCTCGTCGTGCAGCTGGCGCAGCCAGTCTCTGAGTTCCTGACGGACGGCGGCGTCCAGCGCCCCGAACGGTTCGTCCAGCAGCAGCACGCGGGGCTCGACGGCCAGGGCGCGGGCCAGGGCCACCCGTTGCCGCTGACCCCCGCTGAGCTGAGACGGGTAGCGGCCAGCCGCCCAGTCCAGCTGCACGAGCCCCAGCAGCCGCATGACTTTCTCCCGGATCATGGCGGCGGGCAGGCGAGCGGCGCCGCGCTTGACCCTCAGGCCAAACGCCACGTTCTCGAACACCGTCATGTGCTTGAACAGGGCGTAGTGCTGGAACACGAACCCGATGCCCCGGTCGCCGGGGCCGGCATCTGTTACGTCCTGACCCGTCAGGTGCACGCGGCCGGTGTCGGGGTGCTCCAGGCCGGCGATCACCCGCAGCAGCGTGGTTTTGCCGCTGCCGCTGGGACCCAGCAAAGCCACGAGTTGTCCGTCAGGGACATGCAGGGTCACGTCGGCTAGGGCGGTGAAGGTGCCAAACTGCTTGCCAATGTGGGTGACGTCAATACTCACGTGTGGGCTCTCCCGGTGCGGGCTTCAATCAGGGCCTTGACGGCCAGGGTGATCAGGGCGAACAGGGCCAGTAGCGACGCCACGGCGAAGGCCGCGACCGTCTGGTATTCGTTGTAAAGAATCTCGACGTGCAGAGGCAGGGTGTTGGTCAGACCGCGAATTTTGCCGGACACGACCGACACCGCCCCAAACTCGCCCAGGGCGCGGGCGTTGCACATGATGACGCCGTACAGCAGCGCCCAGCGGATGTTGGGCAGGGTCACGCGGGTAAAGGTCTGCCAGCCGGTGGCGCCCAGGGTCAGGGCCGCTTCCTCATCATCGCGGCCCTGGGCCTGCATGACCGGAATGAGTTCCCGCGCCACGTAGGCGAAGGTCACGAACGTGGTGGCCAGAATGATCCCAGCCGGCGCAAAGATGATCTTGAGGTCGTGGGCTTCCAGCCAGGGGCCCAGCCAGCCCTGACGGCCAAACAGCAGCACGTATACCAACCCGGAAATGACGGGCGAAATAGCCAGCGGCAGGTCAATGAGGGTCAGCAGCAGGCTGCGCCCCGGAAAGTCGAACTTGGCGGTGGCCCAGGCCGCGCTGACCCCGAACAGGGTATTGAGGGGCACGGCAATCAAGGCCGTCAGCAAAGACAGCCGCACGGCGGCCAGGGTGTCTGGGGTGTGCAGCGCCTGCCAGTAAGGCCCTAGGCCACTGCGCAGAGCTGTCAGGAATACCACCGACAGCGGCAGGACCAGCAGCAGCCCCACCAGCAGGAGGGTCAGGCCGACCATAAAGGTGGGCCACCAGCGGGCGAGCTTCACCGCTCACCCCGGCGGCCCAGGCGCGCCTGCGCAGTGTTGGCTACCAAGAGCAGCGTCACAGAGATAACCAGCATGGCGACGGCCACAGCGGCGGCACCCGCGTAGTCGAACTGTTCCAGTTTGCCGACGATCAGCAGCGGCGCAATTTCTGTTTTAAAGGGGAGGTTGCCACTGATAAACACGACCGAGCCGTATTCGCCAATGGTGCGGGCCAGCGCCAGCGTAAAGCCGCTGAGCAGGGCCGGATACAGGGCGGGCAGCGTGACGCGCCAGAAGGTCTGGCTGGGGGTGGCCCCCAGGCTCAGGGCCGCTTCTTCGGGTTCCGGGCCCAGGTCTTCCAGGACCGGCTGTAGGCTACGCACCACAAACGGCAGGCCAATGAAAATCAGCGCGATAACGATGCCGGCCGGGGTGTACGCGAGGCGAATACCGGCCTCGGCCAGAGGTGCGCCCAGCCAGCCGTTGGGTGCCAGCAGGGTGGTCAGGGTGATCCCCGCCACCGCTGTGGGCAGCGCAAACGGCAGGTCAATCAGGGCGTCCACAAAGCGCTGGCCGGGCACCCGGTAACGTGTCAGGGTCCAGGCCAGGATCAGCCCAATCGGCAGATTGATGAGCGAAGCCGCCAGCGCCGTCAGGAAGGACACCCGCAAAGCGGCCAGCACGCGCGGCGTGTTCACCGCGTCCACCATGCCGTCCAGGCCCAAGGAAGCGGCCTTAAAGACCAGGGCGGCTAGGGGAATCAGCACGATCAGACTGAGGTACAGCGTGGCGTACCCCAGGGTGAGGTTCAGGCCCGGCAGGACATGCCTGCGGGCCTGCCGAACGGCGGGAACGGTGGTCACGCCCTCAGCGTCCGGTGTACACCTGATCGAAGACGCCGCCGTCGGCAAAGAATTTCTTCTGGGCCGCGCGCCAGCCCCCAAACTGCGCGATGCTGAACAGGTTCACCTTGGGAAACTGGGCGGCGTATTTGGCGGCCACTTCCTGGCTGCGGGGGCGGTAGTAGTTTTTGGCGATCAGTTCCTGCGCTTCTGGGCTGAACAGGAACTGCAAGTAGGCTTTGGTGACCTTTTCCGTCTTGTGCTTGGCGACGTTCTTGTCCACCCAGGTGACCGGCGGCTCGGCCAGGATGCTGACGCTGGGCACCACAATCTGGAATTTGCCCTCGCCCAGTTCACGGGTGGCCAGCAGCGCCTCGTTCTCCCAGGCGATCAGCACGTCTCCAATGCCGCGCTCGACAAAGGTCGTCGTGCTGCCGCGCGCCCCAGAGTCCAGCACGGGCACATTCTTAAAGAGCTTGGTGACGTAGTCCTTGGCGCCAGCTTCGCCGCCGAGTTTCTTCTGGGCCCAGCCCCAGGCCGCCAGAAAATTCCAGCGTGCGCCGCCACTGGTTTTGGGGTTGGGCGTGATGACCTGCACGCCGGGCTTCACCAGGTCGCCCCAGTCCTTAATGCCTTTGGGGTTACCCTTGCGTACCAGAAACACGATGGTGCTGGTGTACGGGCTGCTGTTGTAGGCCAGGCGCTTTTGCCAGGCTTCGGGCAATAGGCCCTTGTCGGCAATCGCGTCAATGTCGTAGGCCAGCGCCAGGGTGACAACGTCGGCCTCCAGCCCGTCAATGACGCTGCGGGCCTGAGAACCGCTGCCCCCATGCGAGTTATTGATCTTCAGCGTGTCGCCCGTTCGGGTCTGCCACTGCTTGGCGAAGGCCGCATTGATGTCCTGATACAGCTCGCGGGTGGGGTCATACGAGACGTTGAGGATGGTGACGGTGGCCGCCGTGGCCGCAGAGGTCAGAAGCAGAGCCGTGAGGAACAGGGGTTTCATAGGTTCTCCTTGAGGGGTGAAGGTTGGTCGAGAGCTGACAGCAGAGAGGCGCGACCTAGATGTCGTGCCAAGCGCTAAAGCAAGAGGTTCATGAAAGAAGACGCTGCTGCATCACACCATGCTTTAGTTGACCAAAGTTGTCAACCACTTCCGAGAAGAGGTTAGAGTGGGGCATGCGTCTCCTGAGCCTTGATGTCTACGCCTTTCAGGCAGTCGGCTACCTGGGCGCCCATCCGGAGCGGTGGATCACTGCGGCCGAACTGTGCGCGCAGACAGGCCTGCGCCGGGCATTCATGGTCCGCGTGCTGGCCAGCCTGGTGCGGGGGGATGTCGTGCTCTCGAAAAAGGGGTGCAGCGGCGGCTACCGGCTGGCCCGCGCGCCGCAGGCGGTCACCCTCTATGATGTGGTCCGCAGCCTGGAGCGGCCCGTGGCGCCCCTGTCGTGCGTGAGCCTCAGCGCGCCGTCGCAGTGTGCGGCAGCCCAGTGCTGTCAGGCCCGTCAGGGGGTCTATGAGCAGCTGCGCGCCGCGACGCATCAGGTGCTGGCGAGATCTACTGCTGCGGACCTCGCGCGAGATGTCCAGGGTGGCGTCACGTACGACACCTGCCTTAAACATCTCTGGCATCCCCAATTTGAATCTGCGCTCCACCGCCCTTTTGAGGGCGACCAGGCTCAAGTGCTGGTGCCGGGCTAGACGACGGCCGTCATCCTGTCTGGCGAACACTCGGGGCTGATTGTTGGCGCTTTCCATCCCATCTGCGAGTCCGCGGTGGACTTTCCCCTAAAAGGCTGATCGCTACTTCACCTCAAACTGCTGTACAGGCGAGCGCAGCCTTCCTCAGGCATTGTCCTCTCCAGTCTCCGTAGACACAGTAGATGGAGATTCAAGAGGCTAGACAGCGGGACATGCTGCGTAGTGGTAGAGAAGCCCCCTCGTGAGGCTGAGTGGCAGCAGACACTTTAGACTTTCAAACTGCCGCTTCAGTTTTCCAGGTCATGAATACGCAGACCTCACTCCGACACAGGGCCACTCGCCCGAGCCAGGTGTCTGTCCTTTCATTCTGGTAGATGGGTGTGATTACAATGAAGAATGTCACAAGAAGCCGAAACGTCCTCTTCACCGTCGCACCCACCGGGCCTTTCCTATACGGCACCGAAGCTGACTGAACTAGGCGCCTGGGCCAGCCTGACTCTGGTCATTTCAGTTCCCATTCTGCCGGGGATGGTCGGAGACGGCTATGAAGGCCGGTAAACGCTGGGCTGCCTGGGCCGGGCTGGCCCTGCTGACAGGCTGCGCGCCTGCAACAGCGCCCAAGCCCGCTGCCTTGAAGCCCCTGGGGCTCGTAGAAATCAGCTTCGATGGCCTGGGCAGTACACAGGCGTCCTCACAGGTGCGCCCGCTGGCCCTCAAAGAAAACAGTGGCGGCCTGGACCTCTCCCCTCTCAGCGTCAGCGTGACGGATGTAGGCGTGCGCGGCAGCGGCGGCACCCGCTACATCACGGCCACCTACCGGGTGCGCAACGCGGCGGCCGACGGCATACCATCAGCCCAGGCGCGCAGCAACATCACCCTTCTGGCGGCCGGCGTGGCAGACAACGTGGACGGCACCGCCCTGCGGTCCATGACCACCTTCAGCGGCGCGCCCGTGCCGACCAGTGTGGCCCGCACGGTGCTGCCCACGCACGCAGTGGAATATGCACCCGCCACCGAACGCGTGGTGACCGTGGCGGGTGGCGCCCACCTTCAGGTTCTGAGCGAGGCTGAGGTGGTACCGGGCAACCTGACGCAGGGTGGGGCACCGGCTGCGTCCTATGCGGCGCTGGGCGTCACGACGGTCTTCCCCTACGGCTACGTGACGCATACGCGAACCGGGGGCCGTACCCTGGGCGCCAATCCAGCGGCCGGGCAATATGACGGCCGCGTCGCCCTGAGCGTGCGCGTGCCGCTGCAGGCCAATGACAACGCCCAGACCCCCACTCAGGGCAGTCAGCGCGATCCCTGGGCCTTCAAGATGACCTTTCTGGTGGTCGAGGACCCGGCCACCCGCATCACCCAGAGCCTGGAAGAGCAGAGCTTCAGTGACACCAACATTCTGGCGCGCGGTGTAGAAACAGGCGCCACAGAAGTCAACCTCCTGCCAGGCAGCGCTTACGCCTCGGGGGCCACCCTGCCGTCACGGCGGGTCTGTCAGGTGCGGACCGCTGGCCTGGCGGGCGCCGGCACCGCGTCTTATCTCGTCAACTCGTGCCCCTAAGCGGAGGTTCTATGCGTCACGTTCATCTCTTGCTGGGCGCTCTTGTGCTGGGCAGTTGCGCCGCGCCTCAGACGGCCCCACCTCAAGCTGCGCCGGCCCCCGTAGTGGGCACGCCGGCCCCGGCCCCTTCACCCACCGAACCCGCCCCGGCCCTCGCGCACGAACTCACACCGCTGGGCACCGTGCAACTGGCCTTTTCGGGTCTCAATGACCCAGACGGCTTTACGGCCGAACTCGTGCCGCAGGCCCTGACCGATATCGGCGGCATTCAACTTGAACCGCTGGCGACCAGTTCCTTTACCGTGGGCACGCGGGGCGCGGGCGGGATGCGCTACCTCTCGGCTTCTTTTCGGGTGCGAAATGCAGCGGCGGGCGGCGCCGCCTACGCTGTGGTCCGTCAGAACCTGACGCTGGTGGCCGCCAGTACCGCCAGCACCATCGGCGAGACAGCCATCAGTGGCCTGCAGCGCTTTGACGGCAGCGCGGCCAGCCCAGCCATCGCCCAGAGCATCCTGCCCACCCACACCATGACCCTGGACCGCACCACGGACCTCGTGCGGCCCAAGCTGGGCGGCGAGGACCTGCAGGTGTTTGCCGAGGATGAGGTGAGTGTGGCCCCGGCCGGGGCGGTGCGCCTCTTTCCCTACGGTTTCGTGGTGCGGAAAAAAGGCGCCATCAATACCCGGCAACTGCCAGCCAGCCCGGCCACCGGACAATTTGACGGCGTGGTCACGGTGGCGGTCAAGCTGCCCCTCCAGGCCAACGCCGCCGATGACCCTTTCCGGTTCAGCATGAATTTTGCGGTGATGGACGACAGCCGCACCCGCGTCACCGAGAGCGTGGAGGAACAGGGCGCAAGTAGCGACGCGGCCGTTCGCGCTGGGGTGCTGGGGGCAAATACACCCATCATGACCCTCTGCGGCAGCAGCCTGAACACGGCCACAGGGCAATTTATCGGCTCGGCCACCACCGCTGGCAATACGGCACGTCTGGCCAAGTTGGGCGGCAATATCGCCCTGAAAAAGGTGGCCCTGGCCTACGGCGTGCCGGGCAATACCCGCCTGAGTGTCAACACGGCAGCAGGCCTGGCCAGCGCCTACAGCACATACAACGGCGCCGCACTGAGCTTTGGCAGTGGCAGCAGTCGCCGGGGGGGCAGCGTCACCCTGAACGCGGCTGGGGACTTCACGTTCGTGTCCAAAGCCGGGGACGGCGCCCCAGCGGTCACCGACCAACTGGTCTACCGGGTGGCCGATAACCAGGGATGCAGCAGCACTGACACCACCGCCGACGTGAATGTCAGCGGGCGCGTCTGGTTCGTCAACAACACTGGGGCGGCTGGGGACGGGCGGCAGACCACACCGTTTAACACCCTGTTGGCGGCACAGAACGCTTCTGCAGCGGGAGACTACCTGTATGTGGCGCAGGGGAACGGCACGACCAGTGGGCAGAACAGCGGCCTCATCCTGAAAACTGGTCAGACCCTGATCGGTGCGGGCGCGGCCCTGACCATCGGGGGCGTCACATACGCCGCAGCGGGGCAACCAGCAAGCATCGGCAACAGCGGCGGCGTGGGCCTCACGGTGGCCCAGAACAATGCTGTCCAGGGCCTGAGCATCAGCGGCACGTCGGGAGGCGTCAGCGGCACGGGCTTTGGCACCCTGACCCTGACCGTGCCTAGCGTCGGCGCCTCCGCTGGTCCGGCCCTCAACCTGACCACTGGCACCCTGACGGCAACCCTAGACACCCTGAACTCCAGCAACTCGGCGACTTCAGGCGCCTTGCTGACGGGCGTAGGCGGCACCCTGAGCGTCACGGGCACCGGCACGGCGGGCTCAGGCGGGACCCTTCAGGGAGCGGCGAACCACGGCGTCTCCATCTCGCCACAGAATCAGACCCTCACCGTCACCCTTGACCGCCTGAATATTCAGAACAACAGGGGAAACGGCCTTCTGGCCAGGACGACCAGCAATGAAACTGGACGCGCCCTGCTAACGGTCCGCAACAGCAGTTTCACCAGCAATGCCCAGGCAGCCCTGAGTGTCGAGCAGGCGGCCGCCAGCGCCTCGCGCACGGTGCTGATCGACAACACAGTCAACAACCTCACCTCAGACGGGAGCGGCTTCAGTGTCTCGACAGCCCACGCGGCGGCCCAGACCGACGAGTTCATCGCGCAGAACAACACCATCACGCTGGACCCCGGCAGAGGCAGCAGCACCATCGGTATCCGGGGCCTGGTCAGAGGACAGGGGACGCTGCGCGCCAGTGCCAGCAGCAATACTGTGACGGGCTTCAGCGCCCACGGCTTGGCCTGGTATGCCCTGGCCAGCGGCGCGCGGGCCGACGTGACCATGACCGGCAACCGCGCCAGTACGTCTTCAGGCAATGCCCTCGAAGGCGCGCTGGTTCAGGACGGCGAGGCGGCCATCAGCACAGAGGTCTGCCTCAATGCCAGTGGGAATGTGCTGTCCGGCCCTCCTGGTCTCGACTTTGATGGTCTCTATCTGTGGATTCCCTCGGGGACGCCCATGCAAATTCAGGGGCTCACCGGAAACGCCCGGAACTACCTTCAGGGCCAGAATCCAGGCACCACAGTCTTTGTGGACGGTGGCGCTGCCGCCGGCACCTGCGCTGTGCCAACACCCTAAAGGACAGCCATGCAAGAACCCTACATCGGTACGATCCAGATTTGCAGTTTTCCCTTTGCTCCTAAAGGCTGGGCTTTTTGCCAGGGGCAGACGTTGCCTATCGCCCAGAATCAGGCCCTGTTCGCCGTCCTGGGCACCAGTTACGGCGGCGACGGCCGCACCACCTTCGCCCTGCCCGACCTGCGCGGGCGTGTCCCACTGCACTTCGGCACTCAGGGCAACCTGACTGTGACTGTCGGACAAACCGGCGGCGCCCCCACCCACACGCTGAGCCAGAACGAATTACCTCAGCACACCCATGGCCTGCAGGCGTCGTCTCAGGCGGCTAGTACCACCCTGCCCGACGGCGCGGCCCTGGCCAGTGCCCCTTTGTACGTCACCAGTGGCGGCTCGCTGAGCGCCCTGGCCAACACCACCCTCTCGCCGGCGGGAGGCAGTCAGCCGCACAACAACATGCCGCCTGTTCTGGCCCTAAATTTCATCATTGC
Proteins encoded in this window:
- a CDS encoding selenium-binding family protein — encoded protein: MSSRTFRPDPTFYPSPSMAQSAPRETLAYVVEIDATGRTPDALVVLDLDPSSPTYAQEVGRLDMPNLGDELHHFGWNACSAALCPTMPHPHVERRYLLVPGLRSSRLYIIDIKPDPRQPTIHKIIEPQELEAKTGYSRPHTVHCGPDAVYMNALGSPSGDGPGGIFVLDHTTFDIKGAWEKNRGPQHLSYDFWWHLGHDTMLTSEWGTPNMVEQGLNPEILLAGGYGHSLHVWNMRTREHVKTLDLGAEQQMVLELRPAHDPRQTYGFVGVVTSLADLSASVWLWHLDGTEWKIQKVIEVPAEPADPADLPPLLQGFGAVPPLITDINLSLDDQFLYVSCWGTGELRQYDVSNPFEPRLAGSVHLGGIVRRTGHPRSDEPLTGGPQMVEVSRDGQRVYVTNSLYASWDDQFYPAGIRGWAAKLDVQPGGGLTLDPDFLVDFGEKRAHQVRLQGGDASSDSFCYPNP
- a CDS encoding sulfate/molybdate ABC transporter ATP-binding protein, which gives rise to MSIDVTHIGKQFGTFTALADVTLHVPDGQLVALLGPSGSGKTTLLRVIAGLEHPDTGRVHLTGQDVTDAGPGDRGIGFVFQHYALFKHMTVFENVAFGLRVKRGAARLPAAMIREKVMRLLGLVQLDWAAGRYPSQLSGGQRQRVALARALAVEPRVLLLDEPFGALDAAVRQELRDWLRQLHDEIHLTSVFVTHDQAEAMEIADRIVVFNAGRIEQEGTPAEVYDAPATPFTYRFLGRANLWTQDQQTEVLVRPQDLTLHAQPAADSQAGTISRVHVVGHEARIEVQRAASLPPLELHLPKAAVTVQVGQPVHVTAQHTAAFARPTR
- the cysW gene encoding sulfate ABC transporter permease subunit CysW — encoded protein: MKLARWWPTFMVGLTLLLVGLLLVLPLSVVFLTALRSGLGPYWQALHTPDTLAAVRLSLLTALIAVPLNTLFGVSAAWATAKFDFPGRSLLLTLIDLPLAISPVISGLVYVLLFGRQGWLGPWLEAHDLKIIFAPAGIILATTFVTFAYVARELIPVMQAQGRDDEEAALTLGATGWQTFTRVTLPNIRWALLYGVIMCNARALGEFGAVSVVSGKIRGLTNTLPLHVEILYNEYQTVAAFAVASLLALFALITLAVKALIEARTGRAHT
- the cysT gene encoding sulfate ABC transporter permease subunit CysT is translated as MTTVPAVRQARRHVLPGLNLTLGYATLYLSLIVLIPLAALVFKAASLGLDGMVDAVNTPRVLAALRVSFLTALAASLINLPIGLILAWTLTRYRVPGQRFVDALIDLPFALPTAVAGITLTTLLAPNGWLGAPLAEAGIRLAYTPAGIVIALIFIGLPFVVRSLQPVLEDLGPEPEEAALSLGATPSQTFWRVTLPALYPALLSGFTLALARTIGEYGSVVFISGNLPFKTEIAPLLIVGKLEQFDYAGAAAVAVAMLVISVTLLLVANTAQARLGRRGER
- a CDS encoding sulfate ABC transporter substrate-binding protein, with translation MKPLFLTALLLTSAATAATVTILNVSYDPTRELYQDINAAFAKQWQTRTGDTLKINNSHGGSGSQARSVIDGLEADVVTLALAYDIDAIADKGLLPEAWQKRLAYNSSPYTSTIVFLVRKGNPKGIKDWGDLVKPGVQVITPNPKTSGGARWNFLAAWGWAQKKLGGEAGAKDYVTKLFKNVPVLDSGARGSTTTFVERGIGDVLIAWENEALLATRELGEGKFQIVVPSVSILAEPPVTWVDKNVAKHKTEKVTKAYLQFLFSPEAQELIAKNYYRPRSQEVAAKYAAQFPKVNLFSIAQFGGWRAAQKKFFADGGVFDQVYTGR
- a CDS encoding RrF2 family transcriptional regulator; translated protein: MRLLSLDVYAFQAVGYLGAHPERWITAAELCAQTGLRRAFMVRVLASLVRGDVVLSKKGCSGGYRLARAPQAVTLYDVVRSLERPVAPLSCVSLSAPSQCAAAQCCQARQGVYEQLRAATHQVLARSTAADLARDVQGGVTYDTCLKHLWHPQFESALHRPFEGDQAQVLVPG
- a CDS encoding VcbS, with the protein product MRHVHLLLGALVLGSCAAPQTAPPQAAPAPVVGTPAPAPSPTEPAPALAHELTPLGTVQLAFSGLNDPDGFTAELVPQALTDIGGIQLEPLATSSFTVGTRGAGGMRYLSASFRVRNAAAGGAAYAVVRQNLTLVAASTASTIGETAISGLQRFDGSAASPAIAQSILPTHTMTLDRTTDLVRPKLGGEDLQVFAEDEVSVAPAGAVRLFPYGFVVRKKGAINTRQLPASPATGQFDGVVTVAVKLPLQANAADDPFRFSMNFAVMDDSRTRVTESVEEQGASSDAAVRAGVLGANTPIMTLCGSSLNTATGQFIGSATTAGNTARLAKLGGNIALKKVALAYGVPGNTRLSVNTAAGLASAYSTYNGAALSFGSGSSRRGGSVTLNAAGDFTFVSKAGDGAPAVTDQLVYRVADNQGCSSTDTTADVNVSGRVWFVNNTGAAGDGRQTTPFNTLLAAQNASAAGDYLYVAQGNGTTSGQNSGLILKTGQTLIGAGAALTIGGVTYAAAGQPASIGNSGGVGLTVAQNNAVQGLSISGTSGGVSGTGFGTLTLTVPSVGASAGPALNLTTGTLTATLDTLNSSNSATSGALLTGVGGTLSVTGTGTAGSGGTLQGAANHGVSISPQNQTLTVTLDRLNIQNNRGNGLLARTTSNETGRALLTVRNSSFTSNAQAALSVEQAAASASRTVLIDNTVNNLTSDGSGFSVSTAHAAAQTDEFIAQNNTITLDPGRGSSTIGIRGLVRGQGTLRASASSNTVTGFSAHGLAWYALASGARADVTMTGNRASTSSGNALEGALVQDGEAAISTEVCLNASGNVLSGPPGLDFDGLYLWIPSGTPMQIQGLTGNARNYLQGQNPGTTVFVDGGAAAGTCAVPTP
- a CDS encoding phage tail protein, with product MQEPYIGTIQICSFPFAPKGWAFCQGQTLPIAQNQALFAVLGTSYGGDGRTTFALPDLRGRVPLHFGTQGNLTVTVGQTGGAPTHTLSQNELPQHTHGLQASSQAASTTLPDGAALASAPLYVTSGGSLSALANTTLSPAGGSQPHNNMPPVLALNFIIALQGIFPSRS